In Alosa alosa isolate M-15738 ecotype Scorff River chromosome 19, AALO_Geno_1.1, whole genome shotgun sequence, a genomic segment contains:
- the matn3b gene encoding matrilin-3b isoform X12 translates to MMMLCSCGCFIYCLLMLILGVEGTYRHYGYQPQQMYADRPSARAFKQNFLHNVQAQQGAINAGAHGNNYRFYGYHHYHKPARMWPPFAYQQPTASPPAPAQPVGTQSSTSPIHWATTTAPTEMCKSRPLDLVFIIDSSRSVRPAEFEKVKVLLSDVVDTLDIGPDATQVAVVNYASTVKIEFLLNTYSNKGDLKQALARIDPLATGTMTGLAIKTAMDEAFTEVSGARHTSRNIAKVGIILTDGRPQDTVEEVSAAARASGIEIYAVGVDRADMQSLRLMASQPVDEHVFYVESFGVIEKLTSKFRETLCGFDRCALGHDCQHICISSNASYNCKCREGYVLNEDKKTCSQMDNNCVPGQPCPPTCVLVDGSLECTCPEGYALSGDNETCLPMESNNCVPGQPCPPTCVLVDGTLKCTCPEGYALSDDNETCLPMDDNCKPGQPCLPACVTVDGSLKCTCPEGYALSDDNETCLLTENSCVPGQPCPPLCVTVNGSLKCTCPDGYTLSDDNACLPMENNCVPGQPCPPTCVLVDGSLECTCPEGYALSGDNETCLPTCNPGEECPPTHVMINGSLQCTCPEGFVLSADQKSCSQEVQGTVTEDPCMCEAQIAFQRKVQATIQDLTSRLAEVTRKVEEFQGMR, encoded by the exons ATGATGATGTTATGCTCGTGCGgttgttttatttattgccTCTTAATGTTAATACTTGGGGTCGAGGGAACATACAGACATTATGGATACCAACCACAACAGATGTACGCGGACCGACCTTCTGCACGAGCCTTTAAACAGAATTTCTTACACAACGTGCAAGCGCAACAAGGTGCCATCAATGCAGGAG CACATGGCAATAACTATAGGTTTTATGGCTACCATCATTATCACAAGCCTGCGCGGATGTGGCCCCCATTCGCATACCAGCAGCCCACAgcttctcctccagctcctgctcAACCAGTCGgtacccagagcagcacctCCCCCATCCACTGGGCTACCACAACAG CACCGACGGAGATGTGCAAGAGTCGCCCTCTCGACCTGGTCTTCATCATAGACAGCTCACGCAGTGTGCGCCCTGCTGAGTTTGAGAAGGTAAAGGTCCTTCTGTCAGACGTGGTGGACACTCTGGACATAGGCCCTGACGCCACACAGGTGGCGGTGGTCAATTATGCAAGCACAGTAAAAATCGAATTCCTGCTAAACACCTATTCCAACAAGGGTGACCTGAAACAGGCACTGGCACGAATCGACCCGCTTGCCACAGGCACAATGACTGGCTTGGCCATCAAGACGGCCATGGACGAGGCCTTCACCGAAGTGTCCGGGGCCCGGCACACCTCCAGAAACATCGCCAAGGTGGGCATCATTCTCACCGATGGGAGGCCCCAGGACACGGTGGAAGAGGTGTCTGCGGCAGCCCGTGCCTCTGGGATTGAGATCTATGCTGTGGGCGTGGACAGAGCGGACATGCAGTCTCTACGTCTCATGGCCAGTCAGCCTGTTGATGAGCATGTTTTTTATGTGGAGTCCTTCGGGGTCATTGAGAAACTCACCTCCAAGTTCAGGGAGACTCTATGTG GCTTTGACCGCTGTGCCCTTGGACATGACTGCCAACACATATGTATCAGCAGCAATGCTTCATACAACTGCAAGTGTCGGGAGGGATATGTCTTGAATGAAGACAAGAAAACATGTTCAC AAATGGACAACAACTGTGTTCCTGGACAGCCATGCCCACCTACATGTGTGTTAGTCGACGGTTCACTAGAGTGCACATGTCCAGAGGGATATGCCTTGAGTGGCGACAACGAAACATGCTTAC CAATGGAGAGCAACAACTGTGTTCCTGGTCAGCCATGCCCACCTACATGTGTGTTAGTCGACGGTACACTGAAGTGCACATGTCCAGAGGGATATGCCTTGAGTGACGACAACGAAACATGCTTAC CCATGGATGACAACTGCAAGCCTGGACAGCCATGTCTGCCTGCATGTGTGACTGTCGATGGGTCACTGAAGTGCACATGTCCAGAAGGATATGCATTGAGTGACGACAACGAAACATGCTTAC TGacagagaacagctgtgttcctGGACAGCCATGTCCGCCTTTATGTGTGACCGTCAATGGCTCACTAAAGTGCACATGTCCAGATGGCTATACCTTGAGTGATGACAACGCATGCTTAC CAATGGAGAACAACTGTGTTCCTGGACAGCCATGCCCACCTACATGTGTGTTAGTCGACGGTTCACTAGAGTGCACATGTCCAGAGGGATATGCCTTGAGTGGCGACAACGAAACATGCTTAC CAACATGTAACCCAGGAGAGGAATGCCCACCCACACATGTCATGATCAACGGCTCACTGCAATGCACATGTCCAGAGGGATTTGTCTTGAGTGCTGACCAAAAATCATGCTCAC
- the matn3b gene encoding matrilin-3b isoform X5, whose translation MMMLCSCGCFIYCLLMLILGVEGTYRHYGYQPQQMYADRPSARAFKQNFLHNVQAQQGAINAGAHGNNYRFYGYHHYHKPARMWPPFAYQQPTASPPAPAQPVGTQSSTSPIHWATTTAPTEMCKSRPLDLVFIIDSSRSVRPAEFEKVKVLLSDVVDTLDIGPDATQVAVVNYASTVKIEFLLNTYSNKGDLKQALARIDPLATGTMTGLAIKTAMDEAFTEVSGARHTSRNIAKVGIILTDGRPQDTVEEVSAAARASGIEIYAVGVDRADMQSLRLMASQPVDEHVFYVESFGVIEKLTSKFRETLCGFDRCALGHDCQHICISSNASYNCKCREGYVLNEDKKTCSQMDNNCVPGQPCPPTCVLVDGSLECTCPEGYALSGDNETCLPMESNNCVPGQPCPPTCVLVDGTLKCTCPEGYALSDDNETCLPMDDNCKPGQPCLPACVTVDGSLKCTCPEGYALSDDNETCLLTENSCVPGQPCPPLCVTVNGSLKCTCPDGYTLSDDNACLPMESNNCVPGQPCPPTCVLVDGSLKCTCPEGYALSDDNETCLPMENNCVPGQPCPPTCVLVDGSLECTCPEGYALSGDNETCLPTCNPGEECPPTHVMINGSLQCTCPEGFVLSADQKSCSQEVQGTVTEDPCMCEAQIAFQRKVQATIQDLTSRLAEVTRKVEEFQGMR comes from the exons ATGATGATGTTATGCTCGTGCGgttgttttatttattgccTCTTAATGTTAATACTTGGGGTCGAGGGAACATACAGACATTATGGATACCAACCACAACAGATGTACGCGGACCGACCTTCTGCACGAGCCTTTAAACAGAATTTCTTACACAACGTGCAAGCGCAACAAGGTGCCATCAATGCAGGAG CACATGGCAATAACTATAGGTTTTATGGCTACCATCATTATCACAAGCCTGCGCGGATGTGGCCCCCATTCGCATACCAGCAGCCCACAgcttctcctccagctcctgctcAACCAGTCGgtacccagagcagcacctCCCCCATCCACTGGGCTACCACAACAG CACCGACGGAGATGTGCAAGAGTCGCCCTCTCGACCTGGTCTTCATCATAGACAGCTCACGCAGTGTGCGCCCTGCTGAGTTTGAGAAGGTAAAGGTCCTTCTGTCAGACGTGGTGGACACTCTGGACATAGGCCCTGACGCCACACAGGTGGCGGTGGTCAATTATGCAAGCACAGTAAAAATCGAATTCCTGCTAAACACCTATTCCAACAAGGGTGACCTGAAACAGGCACTGGCACGAATCGACCCGCTTGCCACAGGCACAATGACTGGCTTGGCCATCAAGACGGCCATGGACGAGGCCTTCACCGAAGTGTCCGGGGCCCGGCACACCTCCAGAAACATCGCCAAGGTGGGCATCATTCTCACCGATGGGAGGCCCCAGGACACGGTGGAAGAGGTGTCTGCGGCAGCCCGTGCCTCTGGGATTGAGATCTATGCTGTGGGCGTGGACAGAGCGGACATGCAGTCTCTACGTCTCATGGCCAGTCAGCCTGTTGATGAGCATGTTTTTTATGTGGAGTCCTTCGGGGTCATTGAGAAACTCACCTCCAAGTTCAGGGAGACTCTATGTG GCTTTGACCGCTGTGCCCTTGGACATGACTGCCAACACATATGTATCAGCAGCAATGCTTCATACAACTGCAAGTGTCGGGAGGGATATGTCTTGAATGAAGACAAGAAAACATGTTCAC AAATGGACAACAACTGTGTTCCTGGACAGCCATGCCCACCTACATGTGTGTTAGTCGACGGTTCACTAGAGTGCACATGTCCAGAGGGATATGCCTTGAGTGGCGACAACGAAACATGCTTAC CAATGGAGAGCAACAACTGTGTTCCTGGTCAGCCATGCCCACCTACATGTGTGTTAGTCGACGGTACACTGAAGTGCACATGTCCAGAGGGATATGCCTTGAGTGACGACAACGAAACATGCTTAC CCATGGATGACAACTGCAAGCCTGGACAGCCATGTCTGCCTGCATGTGTGACTGTCGATGGGTCACTGAAGTGCACATGTCCAGAAGGATATGCATTGAGTGACGACAACGAAACATGCTTAC TGacagagaacagctgtgttcctGGACAGCCATGTCCGCCTTTATGTGTGACCGTCAATGGCTCACTAAAGTGCACATGTCCAGATGGCTATACCTTGAGTGATGACAACGCATGCTTAC CAATGGAGAGCAACAACTGTGTTCCTGGACAGCCATGCCCACCTACATGTGTGTTAGTCGACGGTTCACTGAAGTGCACATGTCCAGAGGGATATGCCTTGAGTGACGACAACGAAACATGCTTAC CAATGGAGAACAACTGTGTTCCTGGACAGCCATGCCCACCTACATGTGTGTTAGTCGACGGTTCACTAGAGTGCACATGTCCAGAGGGATATGCCTTGAGTGGCGACAACGAAACATGCTTAC CAACATGTAACCCAGGAGAGGAATGCCCACCCACACATGTCATGATCAACGGCTCACTGCAATGCACATGTCCAGAGGGATTTGTCTTGAGTGCTGACCAAAAATCATGCTCAC
- the matn3b gene encoding matrilin-3b isoform X9: MMMLCSCGCFIYCLLMLILGVEGTYRHYGYQPQQMYADRPSARAFKQNFLHNVQAQQGAINAGAHGNNYRFYGYHHYHKPARMWPPFAYQQPTASPPAPAQPVGTQSSTSPIHWATTTAPTEMCKSRPLDLVFIIDSSRSVRPAEFEKVKVLLSDVVDTLDIGPDATQVAVVNYASTVKIEFLLNTYSNKGDLKQALARIDPLATGTMTGLAIKTAMDEAFTEVSGARHTSRNIAKVGIILTDGRPQDTVEEVSAAARASGIEIYAVGVDRADMQSLRLMASQPVDEHVFYVESFGVIEKLTSKFRETLCGFDRCALGHDCQHICISSNASYNCKCREGYVLNEDKKTCSQMDNNCVPGQPCPPTCVLVDGSLECTCPEGYALSGDNETCLPMESNNCVPGQPCPPTCVLVDGTLKCTCPEGYALSDDNETCLPMESNNCVPGQPCPPTCVLVDGSLKCTCPEGYALSDDNETCLPADNSCVPGQPCPPLCVTVNGSLKCTCPDGYTLSDDNACLPMENNCVPGQPCPPTCVLVDGSLECTCPEGYALSGDNETCLPTCNPGEECPPTHVMINGSLQCTCPEGFVLSADQKSCSQEVQGTVTEDPCMCEAQIAFQRKVQATIQDLTSRLAEVTRKVEEFQGMR; this comes from the exons ATGATGATGTTATGCTCGTGCGgttgttttatttattgccTCTTAATGTTAATACTTGGGGTCGAGGGAACATACAGACATTATGGATACCAACCACAACAGATGTACGCGGACCGACCTTCTGCACGAGCCTTTAAACAGAATTTCTTACACAACGTGCAAGCGCAACAAGGTGCCATCAATGCAGGAG CACATGGCAATAACTATAGGTTTTATGGCTACCATCATTATCACAAGCCTGCGCGGATGTGGCCCCCATTCGCATACCAGCAGCCCACAgcttctcctccagctcctgctcAACCAGTCGgtacccagagcagcacctCCCCCATCCACTGGGCTACCACAACAG CACCGACGGAGATGTGCAAGAGTCGCCCTCTCGACCTGGTCTTCATCATAGACAGCTCACGCAGTGTGCGCCCTGCTGAGTTTGAGAAGGTAAAGGTCCTTCTGTCAGACGTGGTGGACACTCTGGACATAGGCCCTGACGCCACACAGGTGGCGGTGGTCAATTATGCAAGCACAGTAAAAATCGAATTCCTGCTAAACACCTATTCCAACAAGGGTGACCTGAAACAGGCACTGGCACGAATCGACCCGCTTGCCACAGGCACAATGACTGGCTTGGCCATCAAGACGGCCATGGACGAGGCCTTCACCGAAGTGTCCGGGGCCCGGCACACCTCCAGAAACATCGCCAAGGTGGGCATCATTCTCACCGATGGGAGGCCCCAGGACACGGTGGAAGAGGTGTCTGCGGCAGCCCGTGCCTCTGGGATTGAGATCTATGCTGTGGGCGTGGACAGAGCGGACATGCAGTCTCTACGTCTCATGGCCAGTCAGCCTGTTGATGAGCATGTTTTTTATGTGGAGTCCTTCGGGGTCATTGAGAAACTCACCTCCAAGTTCAGGGAGACTCTATGTG GCTTTGACCGCTGTGCCCTTGGACATGACTGCCAACACATATGTATCAGCAGCAATGCTTCATACAACTGCAAGTGTCGGGAGGGATATGTCTTGAATGAAGACAAGAAAACATGTTCAC AAATGGACAACAACTGTGTTCCTGGACAGCCATGCCCACCTACATGTGTGTTAGTCGACGGTTCACTAGAGTGCACATGTCCAGAGGGATATGCCTTGAGTGGCGACAACGAAACATGCTTAC CAATGGAGAGCAACAACTGTGTTCCTGGTCAGCCATGCCCACCTACATGTGTGTTAGTCGACGGTACACTGAAGTGCACATGTCCAGAGGGATATGCCTTGAGTGACGACAACGAAACATGCTTAC CAATGGAGAGCAACAACTGTGTTCCTGGACAGCCATGCCCACCTACATGTGTGTTAGTCGACGGTTCACTGAAGTGCACATGTCCAGAGGGATATGCCTTGAGTGACGACAACGAAACATGCTTAC CAGCAGATAACAGCTGTGTTCCTGGACAGCCATGTCCACCTTTATGTGTGACTGTCAATGGCTCACTAAAGTGCACATGTCCAGATGGCTATACCTTGAGTGATGATAACGCATGCTTAC CAATGGAGAACAACTGTGTTCCTGGACAGCCATGCCCACCTACATGTGTGTTAGTCGACGGTTCACTAGAGTGCACATGTCCAGAGGGATATGCCTTGAGTGGCGACAACGAAACATGCTTAC CAACATGTAACCCAGGAGAGGAATGCCCACCCACACATGTCATGATCAACGGCTCACTGCAATGCACATGTCCAGAGGGATTTGTCTTGAGTGCTGACCAAAAATCATGCTCAC
- the matn3b gene encoding matrilin-3b isoform X13, with protein sequence MMMLCSCGCFIYCLLMLILGVEGTYRHYGYQPQQMYADRPSARAFKQNFLHNVQAQQGAINAGAHGNNYRFYGYHHYHKPARMWPPFAYQQPTASPPAPAQPVGTQSSTSPIHWATTTAPTEMCKSRPLDLVFIIDSSRSVRPAEFEKVKVLLSDVVDTLDIGPDATQVAVVNYASTVKIEFLLNTYSNKGDLKQALARIDPLATGTMTGLAIKTAMDEAFTEVSGARHTSRNIAKVGIILTDGRPQDTVEEVSAAARASGIEIYAVGVDRADMQSLRLMASQPVDEHVFYVESFGVIEKLTSKFRETLCGFDRCALGHDCQHICISSNASYNCKCREGYVLNEDKKTCSQMDNNCVPGQPCPPTCVLVDGSLECTCPEGYALSGDNETCLLTENSCVPGQPCPPLCVTVNGSLKCTCPDGYTLSDDNACLPMESNNCVPGQPCPPTCVLVDGSLKCTCPEGYALSDDNETCLPADNSCVPGQPCPPLCVTVNGSLKCTCPDGYTLSDDNACLPMENNCVPGQPCPPTCVLVDGSLECTCPEGYALSGDNETCLPTCNPGEECPPTHVMINGSLQCTCPEGFVLSADQKSCSQEVQGTVTEDPCMCEAQIAFQRKVQATIQDLTSRLAEVTRKVEEFQGMR encoded by the exons ATGATGATGTTATGCTCGTGCGgttgttttatttattgccTCTTAATGTTAATACTTGGGGTCGAGGGAACATACAGACATTATGGATACCAACCACAACAGATGTACGCGGACCGACCTTCTGCACGAGCCTTTAAACAGAATTTCTTACACAACGTGCAAGCGCAACAAGGTGCCATCAATGCAGGAG CACATGGCAATAACTATAGGTTTTATGGCTACCATCATTATCACAAGCCTGCGCGGATGTGGCCCCCATTCGCATACCAGCAGCCCACAgcttctcctccagctcctgctcAACCAGTCGgtacccagagcagcacctCCCCCATCCACTGGGCTACCACAACAG CACCGACGGAGATGTGCAAGAGTCGCCCTCTCGACCTGGTCTTCATCATAGACAGCTCACGCAGTGTGCGCCCTGCTGAGTTTGAGAAGGTAAAGGTCCTTCTGTCAGACGTGGTGGACACTCTGGACATAGGCCCTGACGCCACACAGGTGGCGGTGGTCAATTATGCAAGCACAGTAAAAATCGAATTCCTGCTAAACACCTATTCCAACAAGGGTGACCTGAAACAGGCACTGGCACGAATCGACCCGCTTGCCACAGGCACAATGACTGGCTTGGCCATCAAGACGGCCATGGACGAGGCCTTCACCGAAGTGTCCGGGGCCCGGCACACCTCCAGAAACATCGCCAAGGTGGGCATCATTCTCACCGATGGGAGGCCCCAGGACACGGTGGAAGAGGTGTCTGCGGCAGCCCGTGCCTCTGGGATTGAGATCTATGCTGTGGGCGTGGACAGAGCGGACATGCAGTCTCTACGTCTCATGGCCAGTCAGCCTGTTGATGAGCATGTTTTTTATGTGGAGTCCTTCGGGGTCATTGAGAAACTCACCTCCAAGTTCAGGGAGACTCTATGTG GCTTTGACCGCTGTGCCCTTGGACATGACTGCCAACACATATGTATCAGCAGCAATGCTTCATACAACTGCAAGTGTCGGGAGGGATATGTCTTGAATGAAGACAAGAAAACATGTTCAC AAATGGACAACAACTGTGTTCCTGGACAGCCATGCCCACCTACATGTGTGTTAGTCGACGGTTCACTAGAGTGCACATGTCCAGAGGGATATGCCTTGAGTGGCGACAACGAAACATGCTTAC TGacagagaacagctgtgttcctGGACAGCCATGTCCGCCTTTATGTGTGACCGTCAATGGCTCACTAAAGTGCACATGTCCAGATGGCTATACCTTGAGTGATGACAACGCATGCTTAC CAATGGAGAGCAACAACTGTGTTCCTGGACAGCCATGCCCACCTACATGTGTGTTAGTCGACGGTTCACTGAAGTGCACATGTCCAGAGGGATATGCCTTGAGTGACGACAACGAAACATGCTTAC CAGCAGATAACAGCTGTGTTCCTGGACAGCCATGTCCACCTTTATGTGTGACTGTCAATGGCTCACTAAAGTGCACATGTCCAGATGGCTATACCTTGAGTGATGATAACGCATGCTTAC CAATGGAGAACAACTGTGTTCCTGGACAGCCATGCCCACCTACATGTGTGTTAGTCGACGGTTCACTAGAGTGCACATGTCCAGAGGGATATGCCTTGAGTGGCGACAACGAAACATGCTTAC CAACATGTAACCCAGGAGAGGAATGCCCACCCACACATGTCATGATCAACGGCTCACTGCAATGCACATGTCCAGAGGGATTTGTCTTGAGTGCTGACCAAAAATCATGCTCAC
- the matn3b gene encoding matrilin-3b isoform X2 has translation MMMLCSCGCFIYCLLMLILGVEGTYRHYGYQPQQMYADRPSARAFKQNFLHNVQAQQGAINAGAHGNNYRFYGYHHYHKPARMWPPFAYQQPTASPPAPAQPVGTQSSTSPIHWATTTAPTEMCKSRPLDLVFIIDSSRSVRPAEFEKVKVLLSDVVDTLDIGPDATQVAVVNYASTVKIEFLLNTYSNKGDLKQALARIDPLATGTMTGLAIKTAMDEAFTEVSGARHTSRNIAKVGIILTDGRPQDTVEEVSAAARASGIEIYAVGVDRADMQSLRLMASQPVDEHVFYVESFGVIEKLTSKFRETLCGFDRCALGHDCQHICISSNASYNCKCREGYVLNEDKKTCSQMDNNCVPGQPCPPTCVLVDGSLECTCPEGYALSGDNETCLPMESNNCVPGQPCPPTCVLVDGTLKCTCPEGYALSDDNETCLPMDDNCKPGQPCLPACVTVDGSLKCTCPEGYALSDDNETCLLTENSCVPGQPCPPLCVTVNGSLKCTCPDGYTLSDDNACLPMESNNCVPGQPCPPTCVLVDGSLKCTCPEGYALSDDNETCLPDNSCVPGQPCPPLCVTVNGSLKCTCPDGYTLSDDNACLPMENNCVPGQPCPPTCVLVDGSLECTCPEGYALSGDNETCLPTCNPGEECPPTHVMINGSLQCTCPEGFVLSADQKSCSQEVQGTVTEDPCMCEAQIAFQRKVQATIQDLTSRLAEVTRKVEEFQGMR, from the exons ATGATGATGTTATGCTCGTGCGgttgttttatttattgccTCTTAATGTTAATACTTGGGGTCGAGGGAACATACAGACATTATGGATACCAACCACAACAGATGTACGCGGACCGACCTTCTGCACGAGCCTTTAAACAGAATTTCTTACACAACGTGCAAGCGCAACAAGGTGCCATCAATGCAGGAG CACATGGCAATAACTATAGGTTTTATGGCTACCATCATTATCACAAGCCTGCGCGGATGTGGCCCCCATTCGCATACCAGCAGCCCACAgcttctcctccagctcctgctcAACCAGTCGgtacccagagcagcacctCCCCCATCCACTGGGCTACCACAACAG CACCGACGGAGATGTGCAAGAGTCGCCCTCTCGACCTGGTCTTCATCATAGACAGCTCACGCAGTGTGCGCCCTGCTGAGTTTGAGAAGGTAAAGGTCCTTCTGTCAGACGTGGTGGACACTCTGGACATAGGCCCTGACGCCACACAGGTGGCGGTGGTCAATTATGCAAGCACAGTAAAAATCGAATTCCTGCTAAACACCTATTCCAACAAGGGTGACCTGAAACAGGCACTGGCACGAATCGACCCGCTTGCCACAGGCACAATGACTGGCTTGGCCATCAAGACGGCCATGGACGAGGCCTTCACCGAAGTGTCCGGGGCCCGGCACACCTCCAGAAACATCGCCAAGGTGGGCATCATTCTCACCGATGGGAGGCCCCAGGACACGGTGGAAGAGGTGTCTGCGGCAGCCCGTGCCTCTGGGATTGAGATCTATGCTGTGGGCGTGGACAGAGCGGACATGCAGTCTCTACGTCTCATGGCCAGTCAGCCTGTTGATGAGCATGTTTTTTATGTGGAGTCCTTCGGGGTCATTGAGAAACTCACCTCCAAGTTCAGGGAGACTCTATGTG GCTTTGACCGCTGTGCCCTTGGACATGACTGCCAACACATATGTATCAGCAGCAATGCTTCATACAACTGCAAGTGTCGGGAGGGATATGTCTTGAATGAAGACAAGAAAACATGTTCAC AAATGGACAACAACTGTGTTCCTGGACAGCCATGCCCACCTACATGTGTGTTAGTCGACGGTTCACTAGAGTGCACATGTCCAGAGGGATATGCCTTGAGTGGCGACAACGAAACATGCTTAC CAATGGAGAGCAACAACTGTGTTCCTGGTCAGCCATGCCCACCTACATGTGTGTTAGTCGACGGTACACTGAAGTGCACATGTCCAGAGGGATATGCCTTGAGTGACGACAACGAAACATGCTTAC CCATGGATGACAACTGCAAGCCTGGACAGCCATGTCTGCCTGCATGTGTGACTGTCGATGGGTCACTGAAGTGCACATGTCCAGAAGGATATGCATTGAGTGACGACAACGAAACATGCTTAC TGacagagaacagctgtgttcctGGACAGCCATGTCCGCCTTTATGTGTGACCGTCAATGGCTCACTAAAGTGCACATGTCCAGATGGCTATACCTTGAGTGATGACAACGCATGCTTAC CAATGGAGAGCAACAACTGTGTTCCTGGACAGCCATGCCCACCTACATGTGTGTTAGTCGACGGTTCACTGAAGTGCACATGTCCAGAGGGATATGCCTTGAGTGACGACAACGAAACATGCTTAC CAGATAACAGCTGTGTTCCTGGACAGCCATGTCCACCTTTATGTGTGACTGTCAATGGCTCACTAAAGTGCACATGTCCAGATGGCTATACCTTGAGTGATGATAACGCATGCTTAC CAATGGAGAACAACTGTGTTCCTGGACAGCCATGCCCACCTACATGTGTGTTAGTCGACGGTTCACTAGAGTGCACATGTCCAGAGGGATATGCCTTGAGTGGCGACAACGAAACATGCTTAC CAACATGTAACCCAGGAGAGGAATGCCCACCCACACATGTCATGATCAACGGCTCACTGCAATGCACATGTCCAGAGGGATTTGTCTTGAGTGCTGACCAAAAATCATGCTCAC